A window from Cryobacterium sp. SO1 encodes these proteins:
- the cysK gene encoding cysteine synthase A, with protein MSARIYSDITETVGGTPMVRLNRLPGTSTATVLAKLEFYNPSSSVKDRIGIAIVDAAEASGELKPGGTIVEGTSGNTGIALAMVGAARGYKVILAMPETMSKERKILLRAYGAELVLTPGAAGMRGAVETAQEIVAATPGAIWARQFDNPANPAIHKATTGVEIWDDTDGAVDLLVAGIGTGGTLTGTGQLLKERKPSVRVIGVEPKDSPILNGGAPGPHKIQGIGANFVPSVLDTHVYDEVTDVTLADSVATARALATDEGILAGISGGAAVWAALEQAKLPENAGKTIVVIVPGFGERYISTVLYEDLV; from the coding sequence ATGTCCGCACGGATCTACTCAGACATTACCGAAACCGTCGGCGGTACCCCGATGGTGAGACTGAACCGGCTGCCCGGCACCTCCACCGCGACGGTGCTCGCCAAGCTCGAGTTCTACAACCCGTCCAGCAGCGTCAAGGACCGCATCGGCATCGCCATCGTGGATGCCGCCGAGGCGTCGGGCGAGCTCAAGCCCGGCGGCACCATCGTTGAAGGCACCAGCGGCAACACCGGCATCGCCCTGGCCATGGTCGGCGCCGCCCGCGGCTACAAGGTGATCCTGGCGATGCCGGAGACCATGAGCAAGGAGCGCAAGATCCTGCTGCGCGCGTACGGCGCGGAGCTCGTGCTGACGCCGGGTGCCGCCGGCATGCGCGGCGCGGTCGAAACGGCTCAGGAAATCGTCGCGGCCACGCCGGGCGCGATCTGGGCCCGCCAGTTCGACAACCCGGCCAACCCCGCCATCCACAAGGCCACCACGGGAGTGGAGATCTGGGACGACACCGACGGCGCAGTTGACCTGCTCGTGGCCGGTATCGGCACCGGCGGTACCCTCACCGGCACCGGCCAGTTGCTCAAGGAGCGGAAGCCGTCCGTGCGCGTCATCGGCGTCGAGCCCAAGGACTCCCCCATCCTCAACGGCGGTGCGCCAGGCCCGCACAAGATCCAGGGCATCGGCGCCAACTTCGTGCCGAGCGTGCTGGACACCCACGTCTACGACGAGGTCACCGATGTGACCCTCGCCGACTCGGTCGCCACCGCCCGCGCACTCGCCACCGACGAGGGCATCCTCGCCGGAATCTCCGGCGGCGCCGCGGTCTGGGCTGCCCTGGAGCAGGCCAAGCTGCCCGAGAACGCCGGCAAGACCATCGTCGTGATCGTGCCCGGCTTCGGCGAACGGTACATCAGCACTGTGCTTTACGAAGATCTCGTCTAG